Proteins encoded in a region of the Bactrocera tryoni isolate S06 chromosome 4, CSIRO_BtryS06_freeze2, whole genome shotgun sequence genome:
- the LOC120775273 gene encoding argininosuccinate synthase codes for MVEKVILAYSGGLDTSCILKWLLDKGYEVICLMADVGQKEDFTAARQKALNIGATEVIVTDVKEKFVEHYIWPAIQMGLIYEERYLLGTSLARPCISVALVEAAKKYGAKYLAHGATGKGNDQVRFELNAYALLPHIKIIAPWRDEEFCNRFQGRLDLIEYAKKHGIPVSAKPAAPWSTDANILHISYESGVLEDPFHVAPESLYEMTVDPITKAPKTPKRVSVHFASGLPTTVVDQSTGKEYTKPFEILQFLNEVGGAYGIGRIDIVENRFVGLKSRGVYETPGGNILFTAHQDLEVFCLDREVLRTKQVLRNRMADYVYNGFWFSPEAQYARRCIEISQEHVSGEVIVELAPGYARAIARKSAKASGGLYNEELVSMDVHGGYVANDASGFIAINSVRIREHVRAFGDYEQH; via the exons ATGGTTGAGAAAGTAATTTTGGCTTATTCCGGCGGTCTGGACACCAGCTGTATCCTGAAATGGCTTTTGGACAAAGGTTATGAGGTGATCTGCTTGATGGCCGATGTCGGCCAGAAGGAGGACTTTACGGCGGCACGTCAGAAGGCGCTAAACATCGGTGCCACCGAGGTGATCGTCACCGATGTGAAGGAAAAATTCGTGGAACACTACATTTGGCCAGCCATACAAATGGGTTTGATCTACGAGGAACGCTATCTGTTGGGTACTTCTTTGGCGCGCCCTTGCATCTCTGTTGCGCTAGTAGAGGCGGCCAAGAAATATGGTGCCAAATATTTAGCGCACGGCGCCACAGGCAAGGGAAACGATCAAGTGCGTTTCGAATTGAACGCGTACGCGTTGCTGCCACATATTAAG ATTATCGCACCATGGCGTGATGAGGAGTTCTGCAATCGCTTCCAAGGACGCTTGGATCTTATCGAATATGCGAAAAAACACGGCATACCAGTTAGCGCTAAACCGGCCGCTCCATGGAGCACAGATGCCAACATCCTTCACATCAGCTATGAGTCGGGCGTTTTGGAAGATCCCTTCCACGTCGCACCCGAATCTTTGTATGAAATGACTGTTGATCCCATCACAAAGGCACCAAAGACACCCAAACGTGTTTCAGTACATTTCGCAAGCGGCTTACCCACTACTGTGGTCGACCAATCCACGGGCAAGGAATACACAAAACCTTTTGAAATACTGCAATTCTTGAATGAAGTAGGAGGTGCTTATGGTATTGGTCGCATCGATATTGTTGAGAATCGTTTTGTGGGACTTAAATCCCGCGGTGTCTACGAAACACCCGGCGGCAATATACTTTTCACTGCCCATCAGGATTTGGAAGTGTTCTGCTTAGATCGCGAGGTGTTGCGCACGAAGCAAGTTTTGCGCAATCGCATGGCCGATTATGTATACAATGGCTTCTGGTTCAGTCCGGAGGCGCAATATGCACGTCGTTGCATCGAAATATCCCAGGAGCATGTAAGCGGTGAAGTTATTGTTGAATTAGCACCAGGTTATGCGCGTGCTATTGCTCGTAAATCGGCCAAAGCGTCGGGAGGTTTGTACAATGAGGAGCTGGTCTCCATGGATGTACATGGAGGATATGTGGCAAATGATGCGAGCGGTTTCATTGCTATCAACTCGGTGCGCATTCGAGAGCATGTGCGCGCTTTTGGTGATTACGAGCAACACTGA
- the LOC120775272 gene encoding uncharacterized protein LOC120775272 — MLEEHHAVGSLLFMYICALYRRLKRDPPVELDEEKSIEPAINFEKFEKRPGNFESSEILSDEEKSIEPAINFETYSKFKKRPGSFETLFLPMKEQNSLEFFKNTCMNAAMFDSLVSMIKVELVRSKIPKEITVEERLAMTLTFLAKGVSCNYITRVHKLDWVELVRTILLETCEALWKVLQPIYFAKPTEAKYRELAKGFLEKWHLPYCVGAVTNEEIILSHSIRKTEINHIILMATCDSNYKLTSVSIGKNGQFSKSSYGHALLGNILALPGTGQLTEVIPSFPHYFAGDYSFPLLNNVMRPFPGLELSKRRQIFNYRLSRGHQVIENTLGIIAARWHIFKKPITAKSTECKKFVLAVCALHNFIMSNDRDHIYCPEKYADWEDENHIINKGDWRKDFENRNPAISHSKCFIQKSSPTAFNQREDLAKYFENSGAVEFQDEAICAIRS, encoded by the exons ATGTTAGAGGAACATCATGCTGTAGGCAGCttgttatttatgtacatttgcGCATTGTATAGACGTTTAAAACGTGATCCGCCGGTAGAACTAGATGAGGAAAAAAGCATTGAGCCAGCAATAAATTTCGAGAAGTTTGAGAAACGTCCAGGAAATTTTGAGTCGTCAGAAATTCTTTCAGATGAGGAAAAAAGCATTGAGCCTGCAATAAACTTTGAGACTTATAGTAAGTTTAAAAAACGTCCTGGAAGTTTTGAGACGTTGTTTCTACCAATGAAAGAACAAAACAGTTtagagtttttcaaaaatacgtGCATGAATGCTGCCATGTTTGATTCACTTGTTTCTATGATAAAAGTAGAATTGGTGCGCTCCAAAATACCAAAAGAAATCACCGTTGAAGAACGGCTTGCTATGACACTAAC TTTTTTAGCAAAAGGAGTTTCTTGTAATTATATAACTCGTGTCCATAAACTAGACTGGGTAGAACTGGTACGAACAATTCTATTGGAGACTTGTGAAGCTTTATGGAAAGTACTACAACCAATTTATTTTGCCAAGCCAACTGAGGCAAAGTACAGGGAATTGGCAAAaggttttttggaaaagtggcaCTTACCTTACTGTGTTGGGGCAGTCACAAACGAAGAAATTATACTCTCTCATTCCATTAGAAAAACAGAAATTAATCATATTATACTAATGGCCACCTGTGATTCGAATTATAAACTTACATCAGTTAGTATTGGAAAAAATG GACAATTTTCTAAATCGTCTTACGGTCACGCTCTGTTAGGAAATATCTTAGCGCTGCCCGGTACAGGACAACTCACTGAAGTCATTCCGTCATTTCCACATTATTTTGCAGGCGATTATTCTTTTCCTTTACTCAATAATGTTATGCGTCCTTTTCCTGGCTTGGAGCTAAGTAAGCGACGACAAATTTTCAACTATCGTTTATCTCGTGGTCATCAGGTTATTGAGAATACTTTGGGTATTATTGCAGCGCGTtggcatatatttaaaaaaccaaTAACAGCGAAATCAACTGAATGTAAAAAGTTCGTATTGGCAGTTTGCGCTCtacacaattttattatgtCAAATGATCGTGATCACATATATTGTCCAGAAAAGTATGCAGATTGGGAGGATGAAAATCATATCATTAATAAGGGCGATTGGAGAAAAGACTTTGAAAATAGAAATCCGGCAATAAGTCATTCGAAATGTTTCATTCAAAAATCAAGTCCAACTGCTTTTAATCAAAGGGAAGATTTAGCTAAGTATTTTGAAAACAGTGGAGCCGTAGAATTTCAAGATGAAGCCATATGCGCTATTCGTTCTTAA